The following are from one region of the bacterium genome:
- the raiA gene encoding ribosome-associated translation inhibitor RaiA, which translates to MDLTISARNFELTEALEKYAQSKLEKLERYAHVITSGHLVLEKDKSVSITELTLLVKHSDINSKVTNNDLYIGISEVVKKIERQLEKYEAKFRERKRIAARKRNI; encoded by the coding sequence ATGGATCTCACCATATCCGCGAGAAATTTTGAATTAACCGAAGCGCTGGAGAAATACGCGCAAAGCAAACTGGAAAAACTAGAACGCTATGCCCACGTCATCACCAGCGGTCATCTCGTCCTGGAAAAGGACAAATCGGTAAGCATTACCGAATTGACCTTATTGGTGAAGCATTCCGACATCAACAGCAAAGTAACGAACAATGATCTGTATATCGGCATCAGCGAGGTCGTTAAAAAAATCGAGCGCCAGCTCGAGAAATACGAAGCAAAATTCAGGGAAAGAAAGCGGATCGCGGCGCGAAAGAGAAATATATGA
- a CDS encoding baseplate J/gp47 family protein → MIPVGTICSTDPAVEPVVEFLTTEEKTVIGGSYADIPVEAKNAGEEGNVEAGKVIYLPQEIPNITITNPNPIAGGTEEEDDDTLRKRIVLRWYGVAYGGCEESFRSMALEVTGVAEAQAVACYAGPGTVKILIWSRNETGSLVPASDTLVETVQDYLDEYKPICTKVLVAQPTGVLQDVFIYLDVESGYTFAVISENVKAAVMAFFDDLDVGDDLIVAKLLAACMAVTGVKDIKIGKPKDNVSCTALEKIMLGRVAITTKAWENQYVTW, encoded by the coding sequence GTGATCCCGGTCGGGACGATATGTTCGACGGATCCGGCGGTCGAGCCGGTGGTGGAATTTTTGACTACCGAAGAAAAAACCGTGATCGGCGGCAGCTATGCCGATATTCCAGTTGAAGCGAAAAATGCCGGTGAGGAAGGAAACGTCGAAGCAGGAAAAGTCATTTACTTGCCCCAGGAGATTCCCAATATTACGATTACGAATCCGAATCCGATCGCTGGCGGTACTGAGGAAGAGGACGACGACACCCTCCGCAAGCGAATCGTGCTACGCTGGTACGGTGTCGCTTATGGCGGCTGCGAGGAATCGTTTCGATCCATGGCGCTCGAAGTGACCGGCGTGGCTGAAGCCCAGGCCGTGGCGTGCTATGCAGGACCGGGAACAGTCAAAATCCTGATCTGGAGCCGGAATGAAACCGGCAGCCTGGTGCCGGCGTCTGATACCCTGGTTGAAACCGTGCAGGATTATCTGGACGAATACAAGCCGATATGCACCAAAGTTTTGGTGGCACAGCCTACGGGAGTATTACAGGACGTCTTCATCTATCTCGACGTGGAATCCGGCTATACCTTTGCCGTAATCAGTGAAAACGTGAAAGCGGCGGTCATGGCGTTCTTCGACGACCTGGATGTCGGCGACGATCTGATCGTGGCAAAACTGCTGGCGGCATGTATGGCGGTGACGGGCGTGAAGGACATCAAGATCGGGAAACCGAAAGACAATGTCAGCTGCACCGCACTGGAGAAGATTATGCTGGGCAGAGTCGCCATTACGACCAAAGCCTGGGAGAATCAATATGTTACTTGGTGA
- a CDS encoding DNA methyltransferase, with the protein MYKLHEITNFIVNGDALTELKKFPDECIDTIITSPPYWGLRNYGAATRTVFDGTPDCAHEWLVGNSKLIQEYRQGMQRAGRIWERKNSRYKLSQGLGLDQSCFCIKCGAWFGQLGLEPSLDMFLDHVMQIVAELKRVLKPTGVMFWNHGDAYASGGIQRFESIDYHGLSKKHCGKARTSDYPTKSMLLQNYRLIIRMIDEQESVLRNVIIWHKPNHMPASVKDRFATAYDSVFMMVKNTEVQFYYNEKTMSVIDIIPDDLKRGIDWEWQTCPRCDGQGKLPGGKRTIVCSRCKGNGRVKKTFWHGLDYWFDLDAVRVPHSPSTFKRIKYLTAPYGDGGKGIGCKMTGTKKGNIPGKMLELNAMGKNPGDVWVIPTYAFHGKHFATYPEKLIEPMIKAGCPMEIYNACGKPRVRISEASYIVDGGKSLDGKMLSMAAQKSKSFAGPAGMKYGRAFGQHITKGWTDCGCNAGWHRGLVLDPFMGSGTTAVVALRLGRSYSGIEINPDYVKMANQRIAQPLKKAV; encoded by the coding sequence ATGTATAAGCTCCACGAAATCACGAATTTCATAGTTAATGGCGATGCGTTAACTGAGCTCAAGAAGTTCCCTGACGAATGTATTGATACTATCATAACAAGCCCGCCATATTGGGGATTACGGAATTATGGTGCGGCAACACGGACTGTATTTGACGGTACGCCTGATTGTGCACACGAATGGCTGGTGGGTAATTCAAAACTGATCCAAGAATACCGACAGGGTATGCAGAGAGCTGGCCGTATCTGGGAGAGAAAAAACAGCAGATACAAACTCTCCCAGGGACTCGGTTTGGATCAATCGTGTTTTTGCATCAAATGTGGGGCCTGGTTTGGTCAATTGGGTTTGGAACCATCGCTGGATATGTTCCTTGACCATGTTATGCAGATCGTAGCTGAATTGAAAAGAGTGCTCAAACCTACCGGCGTCATGTTTTGGAATCATGGCGATGCGTATGCCTCCGGTGGTATTCAGCGATTCGAAAGCATTGACTATCACGGGTTATCAAAAAAGCATTGCGGAAAGGCGCGGACATCTGATTACCCGACGAAAAGTATGCTGCTACAAAATTACCGTCTGATAATAAGGATGATCGATGAGCAGGAAAGCGTATTGAGAAATGTTATTATCTGGCATAAACCCAATCACATGCCGGCGAGCGTAAAAGACCGATTTGCCACTGCTTACGATTCGGTTTTTATGATGGTCAAAAACACTGAGGTTCAATTTTATTATAATGAAAAAACTATGAGCGTGATCGACATTATACCCGATGATCTTAAGCGCGGCATAGATTGGGAATGGCAGACATGCCCACGATGTGATGGGCAAGGTAAACTGCCGGGCGGAAAAAGAACGATCGTATGCTCTCGATGTAAAGGCAATGGTCGAGTTAAAAAAACCTTCTGGCATGGTTTGGATTATTGGTTCGATTTGGATGCCGTGAGGGTGCCTCATTCACCCTCGACTTTCAAGAGAATCAAATATCTAACGGCTCCTTATGGCGATGGTGGCAAAGGAATCGGCTGCAAAATGACCGGTACAAAAAAAGGCAATATCCCAGGGAAGATGCTTGAGCTGAATGCAATGGGCAAGAACCCCGGCGACGTATGGGTTATACCGACGTATGCCTTCCATGGAAAGCACTTTGCTACCTATCCTGAAAAGCTTATCGAGCCGATGATCAAAGCAGGATGCCCCATGGAGATATATAATGCCTGCGGTAAGCCTCGCGTACGAATATCAGAGGCATCCTATATTGTCGATGGCGGTAAAAGTCTCGATGGCAAGATGCTCAGTATGGCTGCGCAGAAAAGTAAATCATTTGCGGGTCCCGCCGGCATGAAATATGGCCGGGCGTTTGGCCAGCACATAACTAAAGGTTGGACCGACTGCGGATGTAATGCCGGCTGGCATCGCGGTCTTGTTTTGGATCCTTTTATGGGTTCAGGTACAACTGCGGTCGTCGCATTACGATTAGGTAGGAGTTATTCGGGGATTGAGATAAACCCAGACTATGTTAAAATGGCGAATCAAAGGATCGCCCAACCCTTGAAAAAGGCTGTTTAG
- the thiE gene encoding thiamine phosphate synthase, with protein MHWQRIADVNLNRLSESLKFIEDYVRFSTDRQDLLGLIRRIRAQYKSVKKELPITELAVYRDSEHDTGRPTTFDRAGHRTIQELLIANFTRAKESSRILEELLKLTDKRLSGAVKKLRFQLYDIEKEFFTSLCRPFDPRLHAILDEKYIASMNRAQVARSVRTLRDHGATMVQLRMGKATDAEFIRRAKFIRKLLHGSQLAFIINNRCDIAMAVGADGVHVGHGDLPVATVRAIAGPRFIIGASARTVAEARRAERAGADYLGVGALFPTHTKPDARPCSIEMLKRISRSVTIPVIGIGGINNKNYRAVLKAGADGIAIASYLHAGDMRRALRSLTKDEI; from the coding sequence GTGCACTGGCAACGGATCGCAGATGTAAACTTAAACCGACTCAGCGAATCGTTAAAATTCATCGAAGATTATGTCCGGTTCTCGACCGATAGACAGGATCTGCTAGGGCTTATCCGGCGCATCCGGGCTCAATACAAGTCTGTAAAGAAGGAACTCCCCATCACTGAGCTTGCGGTATACCGCGACAGTGAGCACGATACCGGCAGACCCACAACCTTTGACCGCGCCGGTCACCGGACCATCCAGGAACTGCTTATCGCAAACTTCACGCGGGCCAAGGAATCATCGCGCATCCTTGAAGAACTGCTGAAACTGACCGATAAGAGACTATCAGGCGCGGTCAAAAAGCTCAGGTTCCAGCTCTACGACATTGAAAAGGAATTTTTTACTTCCCTGTGCCGGCCCTTCGATCCCCGGCTTCATGCCATCCTGGATGAAAAATATATCGCTTCCATGAACCGTGCCCAGGTCGCCCGGTCTGTTCGGACGCTCAGGGACCACGGCGCGACCATGGTCCAGCTGCGCATGGGCAAGGCGACCGACGCCGAATTCATCCGTCGCGCCAAGTTCATAAGAAAGCTGCTCCATGGTTCGCAACTCGCGTTCATCATCAACAACCGCTGCGATATCGCCATGGCCGTCGGCGCGGATGGCGTTCATGTCGGACACGGCGACCTGCCGGTGGCGACGGTGCGGGCGATCGCGGGACCCCGCTTTATCATCGGCGCCTCGGCGCGGACGGTGGCGGAGGCCCGGCGCGCGGAGCGGGCCGGAGCCGACTACCTGGGCGTGGGCGCGCTGTTCCCGACCCATACGAAACCCGACGCCCGGCCGTGCAGTATTGAGATGCTGAAACGCATAAGCCGCAGCGTCACGATCCCGGTCATCGGCATCGGCGGGATCAATAACAAAAATTACCGCGCCGTCCTTAAAGCCGGGGCTGACGGCATCGCGATCGCCTCCTATCTCCATGCCGGAGACATGAGGCGCGCGCTGCGTTCGTTGACAAAAGATGAAATTTAA
- a CDS encoding cold shock domain-containing protein, which translates to MVYGKVKWFDGKKGYGFLEKEDGTGDVFVHYQDIIGDGYRVLREGERVKFEITQSPKGDKAIKVERATE; encoded by the coding sequence TTGGTCTACGGAAAAGTTAAATGGTTCGATGGCAAGAAAGGCTATGGTTTCCTTGAAAAAGAGGATGGAACCGGTGATGTTTTCGTCCATTATCAGGATATAATCGGCGATGGTTACCGGGTCCTTAGAGAAGGCGAAAGAGTTAAGTTTGAGATCACACAGAGCCCTAAGGGTGACAAAGCCATTAAAGTCGAACGCGCCACTGAATAA